A DNA window from Actinokineospora baliensis contains the following coding sequences:
- a CDS encoding condensation domain-containing protein, giving the protein MSDRSELDRRRAQLSQAKRDLLAEWLTGRARHRSIPRRRDDGPAPLSFAQERLWFLEQLLPGTRAYWLPTALTLSGPLEPEPLRRALAEVVRRHEVLRTRFPAPGGRAAQVVDPPWEPELADTPDESPFDLAAGRVVRAHLTRSGQDEHLLTVTTHHIVGDAWSQRVLVRELAALYEAYADDAPTPLPEPPIQYADFAVWQRDQLAGPGMAGQLEHWRAALSGVPTLELPADRPRPATPTQAGATHRHTLSPSLLGGLQDLASATGTTLYMVVLAALATLLRGRTGETDIAVGTPVAGRGSPDVEGLIGFFANTVVLRVDLSGGPTARELLGRVRTTALAAFEHAEVPFARVVEELRLPRELTRTPLFQVQLVVQDAPPEPVALRGGLVFDVATLDTGGAQVDLSFAFSRGVCRIDYSTDLFDPDTVSGMAEELVDLLAAMVRAPDRVLPGSTAPRPSAPTRVEPRARPPYRAPVTELEQSIASVWAHVLGVDRVGLDETFFELGGHSVRLIQAHSALRAATGRAVEVVDLFAHPTVAALAAHLDKGDRSSQRVTKSRQVAAARLAALSRVAGTRGGAGEH; this is encoded by the coding sequence ATGAGTGACCGGTCCGAACTGGACAGGCGCCGGGCCCAGCTGTCGCAGGCCAAACGCGATCTGCTCGCCGAATGGCTCACCGGGCGGGCGCGGCACAGGTCCATCCCGCGCCGCCGCGACGACGGTCCCGCCCCGCTGTCGTTCGCCCAGGAGCGGCTGTGGTTCCTGGAGCAGTTGCTGCCCGGCACGCGCGCGTACTGGCTGCCCACCGCGCTCACGTTGTCCGGTCCGCTGGAGCCCGAACCGCTGCGCCGGGCACTGGCCGAGGTCGTGCGCAGGCACGAGGTGCTGCGCACCCGGTTCCCGGCACCGGGCGGGCGGGCGGCGCAGGTCGTCGACCCGCCCTGGGAACCGGAGTTGGCGGACACGCCGGACGAGTCCCCGTTCGACCTGGCCGCGGGCAGGGTGGTGCGCGCGCACCTGACCCGCTCCGGGCAGGACGAGCACCTGCTGACCGTGACCACGCACCACATCGTCGGGGACGCCTGGTCGCAACGGGTGCTGGTGCGCGAGCTGGCAGCGCTCTACGAGGCGTACGCCGACGATGCCCCGACACCGTTGCCCGAACCACCGATCCAGTACGCGGACTTCGCCGTGTGGCAACGCGACCAGCTCGCGGGCCCCGGCATGGCGGGGCAGCTGGAGCACTGGCGGGCGGCGTTGAGCGGGGTGCCCACCCTGGAACTGCCCGCGGACCGCCCGCGCCCCGCGACACCGACCCAGGCAGGCGCCACCCACCGGCACACGCTGTCCCCCTCGCTGCTCGGCGGACTCCAGGACCTGGCGAGCGCGACCGGCACCACGCTCTACATGGTGGTCCTGGCCGCTCTGGCGACCTTGCTGCGCGGTCGCACCGGTGAGACCGACATCGCCGTCGGCACCCCGGTCGCCGGTCGCGGGTCGCCCGATGTGGAAGGGCTGATCGGCTTCTTCGCCAACACGGTCGTGCTGCGGGTCGACCTCTCCGGCGGGCCGACCGCGCGGGAGCTGCTCGGCCGGGTCCGCACGACCGCACTGGCGGCGTTCGAGCACGCGGAGGTGCCGTTCGCCCGGGTCGTCGAGGAGCTCCGACTGCCGAGGGAGCTGACCAGGACGCCCTTGTTCCAGGTGCAGCTCGTCGTTCAGGACGCTCCCCCGGAACCAGTGGCCCTGCGTGGCGGGCTCGTCTTCGACGTCGCGACCCTGGACACCGGCGGTGCCCAGGTCGACCTGTCCTTCGCGTTCTCGCGCGGGGTGTGCCGGATCGACTACAGCACCGACCTGTTCGACCCGGACACCGTGTCGGGCATGGCCGAGGAGTTGGTGGACCTTCTCGCGGCCATGGTTCGAGCGCCCGACCGGGTGCTGCCGGGGTCGACCGCGCCGAGGCCCTCGGCCCCGACGCGGGTGGAGCCGAGGGCACGCCCGCCCTACCGGGCACCGGTGACCGAACTGGAGCAGTCCATCGCGAGCGTCTGGGCGCACGTCCTCGGTGTCGACCGGGTCGGGCTCGACGAGACGTTCTTCGAGCTGGGTGGGCACTCGGTGCGGCTCATCCAGGCCCACAGCGCACTGCGGGCCGCGACCGGGCGCGCGGTCGAGGTCGTTGACCTGTTCGCGCACCCGACCGTCGCCGCGCTCGCCGCACACCTCGACAAGGGGGACCGCTCATCCCAGCGGGTCACCAAGTCCCGCCAAGTGGCCGCGGCGCGTCTGGCCGCCCTGTCGCGGGTGGCCGGGACACGGGGAGGCGCGGGTGAGCACTGA
- a CDS encoding type I polyketide synthase translates to MADQGIAIIGLACRIGAASSAQRFWEALCAGEELVRDLGQAELLDAGVPESDLAHSDYVRRRGVLDDVGDFAAEFFGYAPREAQVMDPQHRLFLECAWTALEDAGHDPSGHSGHSGLVGVFGAASTNTYRSIVDRYADLARTTGVIQADLGCEVDYLATRVSYKLDLRGPSVSVQTACSSSLVAVHMACQSLLGHECDTALAGGVAIQLPQVGYRYREGGIGSADGRCRPFDAAAGGTVGGDGVGVVVLKRLADAIADGDDIRAVVLGSAVNNDGSSKVGFTAPSARGQTEVIVEAQAVAGVKPRDIEYVEGHGTGTALGDPIEVRALTRAFRADTADRGFCALGSVKANTGHLDAAAGMAGLIKATLALRHRLIPPTPHFRLPNPACELPTSPFHVNTEPLVWASAGDRPRVAGVSAFGIGGTNAHLVLGEAPARAPGSAGRPGVVLVSTAKTPSALRRACDELTTHLAADPVQDIADVAHTLQVGREHFDHRQAVVRFPGRADEVVTGSRRDSSVLMLFPGQGAQHPGMAAGLYRTEPVFRDWVDHCCDLLVPELGRDLRPPLLEGDVRALEPTWLAQPAIFVTTYALVRLWQAWGVDPAAMIGHSLGEYVAACLAGVFDLPDALRLVAARGRLMGDTPPGTMVSVRLPAEALVPLLPEGAELASVNGPAHSVATGGPDAIAALRDRLSRDGVPCRPLRTAHAFHSASQEPAVAKLVDLLAGIGLRPPTRPYLSTATGDWITQEQATDPTHWGRQARDPVLFSAALRRVLAEGLWTVLEVGPGTGLTTLVRQHTEAAGHHVVSSMRRPEDTAPDRAVLLRATAKLWAVGVPLDWRGFAASERRRKVPLPTYPFERGRYWAGEEIRHQATGGPTATGAAGPQDPVQARVAAIWRDVIGVDRPGPADDFFELGGSSLVATQVAGRLGDVFDVDVPLAMIFERTTLAALAEGVEGLLLDRIEAIAEEPT, encoded by the coding sequence GTGGCTGATCAGGGCATCGCGATCATCGGTTTGGCGTGCCGCATCGGGGCCGCGTCGTCCGCGCAGCGGTTCTGGGAAGCGTTGTGCGCGGGGGAGGAGCTGGTCCGGGACCTCGGCCAGGCGGAGCTGCTCGACGCAGGTGTGCCGGAGTCCGATCTGGCGCACAGCGACTACGTCCGCAGGCGCGGTGTGCTCGACGACGTCGGGGACTTCGCGGCGGAGTTCTTCGGCTACGCGCCGCGCGAGGCCCAGGTCATGGACCCGCAGCACCGCCTGTTCCTGGAATGCGCCTGGACAGCCCTGGAAGACGCGGGCCACGACCCGAGCGGGCACAGCGGGCACAGCGGGCTCGTCGGAGTGTTCGGCGCGGCGAGCACGAACACCTATAGGTCCATTGTGGATCGGTACGCGGACCTGGCCAGGACCACCGGGGTGATCCAGGCCGACCTCGGCTGCGAGGTCGACTACCTGGCCACCCGGGTCTCCTACAAGCTGGACCTGCGCGGGCCGAGCGTGTCGGTGCAGACCGCCTGCTCCAGTTCGCTGGTGGCGGTCCACATGGCGTGCCAGAGCCTGCTGGGGCACGAGTGCGACACGGCGCTGGCCGGTGGTGTGGCGATCCAGCTACCCCAGGTCGGGTACCGGTACCGGGAAGGCGGCATCGGCTCGGCGGACGGGCGGTGCCGCCCGTTCGACGCCGCCGCGGGCGGCACCGTCGGTGGTGACGGGGTCGGGGTGGTCGTGCTCAAGCGGCTCGCGGACGCCATCGCCGACGGCGACGACATCCGCGCGGTGGTCCTCGGCTCCGCGGTCAACAACGACGGCTCGAGCAAGGTCGGTTTCACCGCCCCCAGTGCGCGCGGCCAGACCGAGGTCATCGTGGAGGCGCAGGCGGTGGCCGGGGTGAAGCCGCGCGACATCGAGTACGTGGAGGGCCACGGCACCGGTACCGCGCTCGGCGACCCGATCGAGGTGCGGGCGCTGACCAGGGCGTTCCGCGCGGACACCGCCGACCGCGGGTTCTGCGCGCTGGGATCGGTGAAGGCCAACACCGGCCACCTCGACGCCGCGGCGGGCATGGCCGGGCTGATCAAGGCGACCCTCGCGCTGCGCCACCGGTTGATCCCCCCGACGCCGCACTTCCGGCTCCCGAACCCGGCGTGCGAGTTGCCCACGAGCCCGTTCCACGTCAACACCGAGCCGCTGGTCTGGGCCTCCGCCGGTGACCGCCCCCGCGTCGCCGGGGTGAGCGCGTTCGGGATCGGTGGCACCAACGCGCACCTGGTGCTGGGGGAAGCGCCCGCCCGTGCGCCGGGATCAGCGGGTAGGCCCGGCGTTGTGCTGGTGAGCACCGCGAAGACACCGTCGGCGCTGCGGCGTGCTTGCGACGAGCTCACGACGCACCTGGCCGCCGACCCGGTGCAGGACATCGCCGACGTGGCGCACACGCTGCAGGTGGGGCGCGAGCACTTCGACCACCGGCAGGCGGTCGTGCGGTTCCCCGGTCGGGCCGACGAGGTGGTGACCGGCAGCCGCCGCGACAGTTCCGTGCTGATGCTGTTCCCAGGGCAGGGCGCGCAGCACCCGGGAATGGCGGCGGGCCTCTACCGGACCGAACCGGTGTTCCGCGACTGGGTTGACCACTGCTGCGACCTGCTTGTCCCCGAACTGGGCCGTGACCTGCGTCCGCCGCTGCTCGAAGGTGACGTGCGGGCGCTGGAGCCCACCTGGCTGGCCCAGCCCGCGATCTTCGTGACCACCTACGCGCTGGTCCGGCTGTGGCAGGCGTGGGGTGTCGACCCCGCGGCGATGATCGGGCACAGCCTCGGCGAGTACGTGGCGGCCTGCCTCGCCGGTGTGTTCGACCTGCCGGACGCGTTGCGCCTGGTCGCCGCGCGGGGACGACTGATGGGCGACACCCCGCCGGGGACCATGGTCAGTGTCCGGCTCCCGGCCGAGGCCCTGGTACCGCTGCTGCCCGAGGGCGCTGAGCTCGCCTCGGTCAACGGGCCCGCGCACAGCGTGGCGACGGGTGGCCCAGACGCCATCGCGGCGCTGCGAGACCGGCTGAGCCGTGACGGCGTCCCCTGCAGGCCGCTGCGCACGGCCCACGCTTTCCACTCGGCGTCACAGGAACCGGCCGTCGCCAAGCTGGTCGACCTGCTCGCAGGCATCGGGCTGCGGCCGCCGACGCGGCCCTACCTGTCCACGGCCACCGGCGACTGGATCACCCAGGAGCAGGCGACCGACCCGACCCATTGGGGCAGGCAGGCGCGCGACCCGGTGCTGTTCTCCGCCGCCCTGCGTCGAGTGCTGGCCGAGGGACTGTGGACGGTGCTGGAGGTCGGGCCGGGCACGGGGCTGACCACGCTGGTGCGCCAGCACACCGAGGCGGCGGGGCACCACGTGGTGTCCTCCATGCGCCGTCCCGAGGACACCGCGCCCGACCGGGCCGTGCTGCTGAGGGCCACGGCGAAGCTGTGGGCGGTGGGTGTCCCGCTCGACTGGCGGGGGTTCGCGGCGTCGGAACGGCGGCGCAAGGTGCCGTTGCCGACCTACCCGTTCGAACGCGGGCGGTACTGGGCCGGGGAGGAGATCAGGCACCAGGCGACCGGCGGGCCGACGGCCACAGGTGCGGCTGGCCCGCAGGACCCGGTGCAGGCCAGGGTCGCGGCGATCTGGCGGGACGTGATCGGGGTGGACCGGCCGGGCCCCGCGGACGACTTCTTCGAGCTGGGCGGCAGCTCCCTGGTCGCGACCCAGGTCGCGGGCCGCCTCGGCGACGTGTTCGACGTGGACGTGCCGCTCGCGATGATCTTCGAGCGGACCACCCTCGCCGCACTGGCCGAAGGGGTGGAGGGCCTGCTGCTGGACCGGATCGAGGCCATCGCGGAGGAGCCGACATGA